The following are encoded together in the Culex pipiens pallens isolate TS chromosome 1, TS_CPP_V2, whole genome shotgun sequence genome:
- the LOC128092591 gene encoding uncharacterized protein LOC128092591, with the protein MRADPSADPIFGDPGIGNSGRGTACLSISMGATAFFPTNCGSAVSKSLQEVCWEGKDHREYGGYTMYWSGGDTHELGAAFIVLGEMAKRVIGWWPVNDRMCRLIIKGRFFTLSIINVHSPHMRSDADDKDAFYELLDREYRKCPKHDVKIVIGDLNA; encoded by the coding sequence ATGCGAGCCGATCCAAGCGCCGACCCGATTTTCGGGGATCcagggattggaaactcgggacgTGGAACTGCATGTCTCTCAATTTCGATGGGAGCGACCGCATTCTTTCCTACGAATTGCGGGTCCGCGGTCTCGAAGtcgctgcaggaggtgtgctgggAGGGGAAGGACCACCGAGAGTACGGGGGTTATACTATGTACTGGAGCGGCGGAGATACACACGAGCTGGGGGCAGCTTTTATCGTGCTGGGCGAAATGGCGAAGCGCGTGATTGGTtggtggccagtcaacgacagaatgtgccggttgataatcaagggccgattcttcaCCCTGAGCATCATCAAtgtgcacagcccgcacatgagaagcgacgccgatgacaaggacgctttttacgagcttcttgaccgcgagtacaggaagtgtccaaaacacgacgtcaagattgtcatcggcgacttAAACGCTTAA